A genomic window from Filimonas effusa includes:
- a CDS encoding SusC/RagA family TonB-linked outer membrane protein yields the protein MRPIFSFMLLCFMIHVRSLSQTIDLTESNMPLELVLNQVKTQTGYSVLWNEMQLQGQALVSVRAKKLSLNAVLEQVLTPLGLTYRLIGKLIIVTGKTKVPPRDASAAPAKTSGFSISGIIINASGEPVVMASVHITGTGIQAVSDNNGRFTIYTKRQEQQVSLLISCNGYADKRIQVSDNQKVVVTLQDKIGLLQDVVVETGLFKKRKETYTGAAVSIGADELNRAGNRNLFLSLHNLNPSLNIIENNTWGSDPNYLPELQIRGNASIPNVNELSNEANTGMNTPLILVDGFETSVQRVIDMSQEQIVSVTILKDAAATAIYGSQGANGVIAIKTKLPGESNTPGKTKIAVKYNTVIQSPDISSYNMMRTRDKLSLERKAGMYSSSSSSQDIKLKNYYNFLMHDMTRGVETDWLALPLRNAIGKKLSMSFDHKGPLFSFITTLQLNDVQGVMKASSRKNLGGDVKINFQHGKWQLWTLTHWSSTNSRNTPYGSFNTYVKMNPYWAPFDDNGFPLRQLGNPEMAPTGFAVPANPLYDAALYAFNHAINYTFIQNLKLCYNLDSFFTCKAQVAANRGSESGSSLMPFTGTRRFTSNIFRESDYSYNSSCLLQYDAAVSIHYDNHKVKNRINAGLQVSVRQQSSHTDSVAVVRLLLPSIDSITTIVQRLQQGRQLVEESFERAAAFIATANYAYRNRYFADLSIRVDGNSQFGLHNRFAAFWSAGIGWNLHQEQFFRQFSAVNKFVLRFSYGLTGACRFQPYQSLKTYKYYNNAYYAWPGSRLITLGNDDLKWQQQKKYNAGMEMVLFGNNLQITGDVYQETTEGLISFISLPASGGFPGYIGNDGTISNKGLECTVDWQFLHNKSKNYSWRIAAGLTHNQNKIIAISPALEQAQQKMQLTPSTTPVRLYKQGYAVYTMWLVPSMGIDPATGKEWFRNNNGDPVSGWDGTYVQPAGRGEPKFRGSISSVFTYAGLSASLILRYRLGGQLYNQTLIGKVENAGLYYNVDARALQGRWEKPGDYAAFKSLLVTTPSYASSRFMFNETTVEAASLHVMYKASHTLSGKLGCNELSFSMTVDNIFYASDVHRERGINYPFSRQFTFSIAASL from the coding sequence ATGAGGCCAATATTCTCTTTTATGTTGCTATGCTTTATGATCCACGTAAGATCGTTATCTCAAACGATTGATTTAACGGAATCTAATATGCCATTGGAACTTGTCCTTAACCAGGTAAAAACTCAGACAGGGTATTCTGTACTCTGGAATGAAATGCAGCTGCAAGGCCAGGCGCTCGTCTCTGTCCGCGCAAAAAAACTGTCCCTTAATGCCGTATTGGAACAAGTGCTTACGCCTTTGGGACTTACTTACCGGCTGATAGGGAAGCTTATCATTGTTACAGGGAAAACAAAAGTGCCGCCCAGAGATGCATCGGCCGCGCCGGCAAAAACCAGTGGATTTAGTATCTCGGGTATTATAATAAACGCATCCGGCGAACCTGTGGTAATGGCTTCTGTTCACATAACCGGAACGGGCATCCAGGCCGTCTCCGATAACAACGGCCGTTTTACTATTTATACAAAAAGGCAGGAACAACAGGTTAGTCTCCTCATTTCCTGCAATGGATATGCTGATAAAAGAATACAGGTCTCCGACAATCAGAAGGTTGTTGTTACACTACAGGACAAAATAGGTCTACTGCAAGATGTTGTCGTAGAAACCGGGTTGTTTAAAAAAAGAAAAGAAACTTATACCGGGGCGGCAGTGAGCATTGGGGCAGACGAGTTGAACAGGGCCGGTAACCGTAACCTTTTCCTGTCGTTGCATAACCTCAACCCGTCTCTCAACATTATCGAAAACAATACATGGGGATCAGATCCCAACTACTTGCCCGAATTACAGATCAGGGGTAATGCAAGTATTCCCAATGTAAATGAGCTGTCGAACGAAGCCAATACCGGCATGAACACGCCGTTGATCCTGGTAGATGGCTTTGAAACCTCTGTGCAGCGTGTAATAGATATGAGCCAGGAGCAGATAGTTTCCGTGACTATATTAAAGGATGCGGCAGCCACTGCTATCTACGGTTCGCAGGGTGCCAATGGAGTAATTGCCATTAAAACAAAACTGCCGGGCGAGAGCAACACTCCGGGTAAAACCAAAATAGCTGTTAAATACAATACCGTAATACAATCACCCGATATCAGCTCTTATAATATGATGAGGACACGCGATAAACTTTCGCTGGAGAGGAAGGCAGGAATGTACTCGTCGTCGTCTTCTTCCCAGGATATTAAATTGAAGAACTATTATAATTTTTTAATGCACGACATGACGCGTGGGGTAGAAACAGATTGGCTGGCCTTGCCACTCCGGAATGCTATCGGAAAAAAACTGAGTATGAGCTTTGATCACAAAGGCCCCCTATTCTCCTTTATAACAACATTACAGTTAAATGATGTGCAGGGTGTAATGAAAGCCTCTTCCCGCAAAAACCTGGGCGGTGATGTTAAAATAAATTTTCAACATGGTAAATGGCAACTATGGACACTGACACACTGGTCTTCCACCAACAGCAGAAACACACCCTATGGCAGCTTTAATACCTACGTTAAAATGAATCCCTACTGGGCACCTTTCGATGATAATGGGTTTCCATTGCGGCAGTTAGGCAATCCGGAAATGGCCCCTACTGGTTTTGCGGTTCCCGCCAATCCCTTATATGATGCTGCTTTATACGCTTTTAACCATGCTATCAACTATACATTCATTCAAAACCTGAAGTTGTGTTATAACCTGGATTCCTTTTTTACCTGTAAAGCACAGGTTGCAGCTAACAGGGGCTCAGAGTCGGGCAGCAGTTTAATGCCTTTCACCGGCACAAGGCGCTTTACATCCAATATATTTCGGGAAAGTGATTATAGCTATAACAGCAGTTGTTTGTTACAATATGATGCTGCTGTAAGTATTCATTATGATAATCATAAAGTAAAAAACCGTATAAATGCAGGCCTACAGGTAAGCGTAAGGCAACAGAGCAGCCATACGGATAGCGTAGCAGTGGTACGGCTACTCCTTCCTTCCATTGATTCCATAACTACTATCGTGCAAAGGTTGCAACAGGGCAGGCAGCTGGTAGAAGAATCTTTCGAACGTGCTGCTGCGTTTATTGCAACCGCTAATTATGCATACCGCAACCGGTACTTTGCAGATCTGTCTATTCGTGTAGATGGCAATTCACAGTTTGGTTTACATAACCGGTTCGCAGCTTTCTGGTCGGCGGGAATAGGTTGGAATCTGCATCAGGAACAGTTCTTCCGCCAATTTTCTGCCGTCAACAAATTCGTGTTGCGTTTTTCATATGGCCTTACCGGTGCATGCCGGTTTCAGCCTTACCAGTCTCTGAAAACTTACAAGTACTACAACAATGCATATTATGCCTGGCCCGGCAGTCGACTGATAACTTTAGGGAACGATGACTTGAAATGGCAGCAGCAAAAAAAATACAACGCCGGGATGGAGATGGTGTTATTCGGTAACAATCTTCAAATAACAGGCGATGTTTATCAGGAAACAACGGAAGGACTTATCTCTTTTATTAGCTTGCCCGCTTCGGGTGGATTTCCGGGGTACATAGGCAACGATGGAACAATCAGCAATAAAGGCCTGGAGTGCACAGTTGATTGGCAGTTCCTGCATAACAAAAGCAAAAATTACAGCTGGCGTATTGCCGCGGGGCTAACGCATAACCAGAATAAAATTATAGCCATTTCTCCGGCATTGGAGCAGGCACAGCAGAAAATGCAGCTTACGCCTTCAACTACACCGGTGCGTTTATACAAACAGGGATATGCTGTATATACCATGTGGCTCGTACCATCTATGGGAATTGATCCCGCTACCGGCAAGGAATGGTTCCGCAATAATAATGGCGATCCTGTATCGGGTTGGGATGGCACATACGTACAGCCAGCAGGAAGAGGCGAGCCGAAATTCAGAGGAAGTATAAGCTCTGTATTTACCTATGCCGGGCTGTCGGCTTCTCTTATCCTGCGGTACAGGTTGGGAGGCCAGCTGTACAATCAGACATTGATAGGCAAAGTAGAAAATGCGGGATTATATTATAATGTTGATGCCAGGGCTTTACAGGGCCGTTGGGAAAAGCCGGGTGATTACGCCGCCTTTAAAAGCCTGCTTGTTACTACACCTTCTTACGCCTCTTCGCGTTTTATGTTTAATGAAACTACTGTTGAAGCAGCCAGCCTGCATGTCATGTACAAAGCTTCGCACACACTTTCGGGAAAACTGGGTTGTAATGAATTGTCTTTTTCAATGACAGTTGATAACATTTTTTATGCATCGGATGTACACCGTGAAAGAGGGATTAATTATCCATTCTCCCGTCAGTTCACCTTTTCCATTGCCGCCTCCCTGTAA
- a CDS encoding FecR family protein: MQQNQLEALLWGYFNKTLNEQQRQELFALIRSGQHQQYIEQFLQQLLEQQQDYPEHLDERTSNEILQAIQQLKKTDTRQKKPGGNIRMYRWMYAVAAAILVVAAAVAIFRQGNLPVQRYVQQVNSDIPERRYGAILTLPPGRQVVFDKQLKDTSFISNDVEINMKHGVLYFNRRSVSGDLSNVQYTVTTPRGRQFSLVMPDGTKVWLNAASAVSFQGFGNNAKRAVTVAGEAFFDVNPVAQNAFSVQTGSGIVVQVLGTCFNINAYLNEPAHVTTLINGKIKLVKGERNVVMHPGEQAIANNKTPAGLTLLKGVDTAGAVAWTKGLFNFKGITIEALGRQIERWYNINVEVDAESSLHEIKLGGSLSQDIPLADLMTALESFGIHSKIVNNHLLISAGKPR, encoded by the coding sequence ATGCAGCAGAACCAATTGGAAGCTTTACTATGGGGATATTTTAATAAAACGCTTAATGAACAGCAACGGCAGGAGTTATTTGCACTTATCCGTAGCGGCCAGCATCAACAATATATAGAACAGTTTCTGCAACAATTATTGGAGCAGCAGCAGGATTATCCCGAACACCTCGATGAACGTACTTCAAACGAGATACTACAGGCTATTCAACAGTTAAAAAAAACGGATACCCGTCAAAAAAAGCCGGGAGGTAACATAAGAATGTACCGGTGGATGTATGCTGTAGCAGCTGCTATATTAGTTGTAGCCGCAGCTGTTGCTATATTCCGCCAGGGCAACCTGCCTGTTCAACGGTACGTGCAACAGGTGAATTCCGATATACCCGAAAGGAGATATGGGGCTATCCTTACTCTACCTCCCGGAAGGCAGGTAGTATTCGATAAACAGTTGAAGGATACTTCTTTTATAAGTAATGACGTAGAAATAAATATGAAGCACGGTGTACTCTACTTTAACAGGCGTTCCGTATCCGGTGATTTAAGTAACGTCCAATATACCGTAACAACACCGCGCGGACGTCAGTTCAGTCTTGTAATGCCCGATGGTACAAAAGTCTGGCTTAATGCGGCTTCTGCCGTTTCCTTCCAGGGTTTTGGCAATAATGCCAAACGCGCAGTGACTGTTGCCGGAGAAGCGTTCTTTGATGTGAATCCTGTGGCGCAAAATGCGTTTAGCGTACAAACAGGCAGTGGAATTGTTGTGCAGGTGCTGGGAACCTGCTTTAATATAAATGCCTACCTAAACGAACCTGCCCATGTTACCACGCTCATCAATGGAAAAATAAAACTGGTAAAAGGAGAAAGGAATGTTGTGATGCATCCCGGCGAGCAGGCGATTGCAAATAACAAAACGCCGGCGGGCCTCACTTTATTGAAAGGAGTGGATACCGCTGGTGCAGTGGCCTGGACAAAAGGTTTATTTAATTTCAAAGGAATAACCATTGAAGCGCTCGGCAGGCAAATTGAACGATGGTACAACATAAACGTTGAAGTGGATGCGGAGTCTTCTTTACATGAGATTAAACTGGGAGGCTCCCTGAGTCAGGATATTCCACTGGCCGATCTTATGACAGCCCTGGAAAGCTTTGGCATACATTCTAAAATTGTTAATAATCATTTACTGATATCCGCCGGCAAACCAAGGTAG